The following proteins come from a genomic window of Rutidosis leptorrhynchoides isolate AG116_Rl617_1_P2 chromosome 10, CSIRO_AGI_Rlap_v1, whole genome shotgun sequence:
- the LOC139870363 gene encoding senescence-specific cysteine protease SAG39-like encodes MTSKNKTTLDCLILLFISSILVSHAASRLLLESLIYENHDQWMARYGRVYKDAYEKEQRSKIYQHNVQYIQSFNNDMTKSYKLAVNEFADLTNEEFRTTRNRFLAHECSPSNSAFRYENVTAIPSSMDWRKKGAVTPIKDQGQCGCCWAFSAVAAMEGITQLTTGKLVSLSEQELVDCDTSGVDQGCEGGLMDNAFEFIISNKGLTTESNYPYKGVDGTCNSNKESNNAATITGYEDVPANSESALLKAVASQPVSVAIDASGSDFQFYSSGVFSGECGTELDHGVTAVGYGTSDDGTKYWLVKNSWGTSWGQEGYIMMQRDVDAKEGICGIAMQASYPTA; translated from the exons ATGACATCCAAAAATAAAACTACCCTAGATTGTTTGATTTTACTATTCATCTCATCTATATTGGTTTCACATGCGGCATCTCGATTGTTACTAGAAAGTTTAATTTACGAGAACCATGATCAATGGATGGCTCGATATGGACGTGTATACAAGGACGCTTATGAAAAAGAACAACGTTCTAAAATTTATCAACACAACGTTCAGTACATACAATCATTCAACAATGACATGACCAAAAGTTACAAACTCGCAGTCAACGAGTTTGCAGACCTTACAAATGAAGAATTCAGGACTACAAGAAACCGATTCTTGGCACATGAATGCTCCCCATCAAACTCTGCTTTTAGGTATGAAAATGTAACCGCAATTCCATCATCAATGGATTGGCGAAAGAAAGGTGCAGTAACACCTATCAAAGACCAAGGCCAATGTG GGTGTTGTTGGGCATTTTCGGCAGTGGCGGCAATGGAAGGAATAACCCAACTGACAACAGGTAAATTGGTGTCATTATCTGAACAAGAGCTCGTTGATTGCGACACTAGCGGTGTAGATCAAGGATGTGAGGGTGGTCTTATGGACAACGCCTTTGAATTCATCATAAGCAATAAAGGACTTACTACCGAGAGCAACTACCCATACAAAGGAGTTGACGGCACGTGCAATAGCAACAAGGAATCTAACAACGCGGCAACAATCACGGGTTATGAAGATGTTCCGGCTAACAGTGAAAGTGCACTGTTGAAAGCTGTGGCTAGTCAGCCCGTATCTGTAGCCATTGACGCTAGTGGGTCCGATTTTCAGTTTTACTCTAGTGGTGTATTTAGTGGTGAGTGTGGTACAGAACTGGACCATGGTGTTACAGCAGTTGGTTATGGAACAAGTGATGACGGGACTAAGTATTGGTTGGTGAAGAACTCGTGGGGAACGAGTTGGGGTCAAGAGGGTTACATAATGATGCAAAGAGACGTTGACGCTAAAGAAGGTATATGTGGTATCGCCATGCAGGCATCGTATCCCACTGCATGA